A region of Paenibacillus thiaminolyticus DNA encodes the following proteins:
- a CDS encoding PH domain-containing protein produces MNKGQEHRLHPLFIVFSLVKTLRNLWPLLLILFFKGTQHPERYLVIGGAALLLFLAADIIKWRRFRYQVEADKLLIRQGLFFRDEKTIYYSRIHSVQVEQPLLQRLFGMAQLKIETPGGSGESDGVLPALSQERAEELRSLLMQRSLGRELPEEAPADGSSAGYRTEAAPAGPLPLVRMSAAQLFVGALSTMNPGLVLAFFAGLLSFADEIVKLLIPKRISDQLLHVIESSVSGPVSLVVMGAGALLGAWLLSSLLYIVKYYGFTAEERDGSIVITYGLFEKKMNAIKPERVQAIVVKEGLVRQALGYAEIEVRVVSSDMKESLMLHPYVPVGDIPELLSRCLPGFVLGSVQHGAPRRAWWYYIRFRLLFLALAFSGVYWFLGTYAYWVLALLPPLLLTGWLGFRDAGVGLQDRQFIVRNRIIARKTCYVLRPQIVALQMGRTYFQETKRLMSLKAHLLNGNDFSVACLDEQDVQEIWTWYRRSKRIS; encoded by the coding sequence ATGAATAAGGGGCAGGAGCATCGCCTTCATCCGCTGTTCATTGTGTTCTCGTTGGTTAAGACGCTGAGGAATCTATGGCCGCTGCTGTTGATCTTGTTCTTCAAAGGAACTCAGCATCCGGAGCGTTATCTTGTCATTGGAGGGGCCGCCTTGCTGCTGTTCCTCGCGGCGGACATCATCAAGTGGCGCCGATTCAGATATCAAGTGGAAGCGGACAAGCTTCTCATCCGTCAAGGGCTGTTCTTCCGCGATGAGAAGACGATCTATTACAGCCGGATTCATTCGGTGCAGGTGGAGCAGCCTTTGCTGCAGCGCCTCTTCGGCATGGCGCAGTTGAAGATCGAGACGCCGGGCGGAAGCGGGGAGTCGGACGGCGTCCTCCCTGCGCTGTCGCAGGAGAGGGCGGAGGAGCTGCGCAGTCTGCTCATGCAGCGCAGCCTAGGGCGCGAGTTGCCGGAGGAAGCCCCGGCGGACGGAAGCAGCGCCGGGTATCGGACGGAAGCGGCCCCAGCGGGGCCGCTTCCCCTCGTCCGCATGTCGGCAGCTCAACTGTTCGTCGGGGCGCTCAGCACGATGAATCCCGGGCTGGTGCTGGCGTTCTTCGCCGGGCTGCTCTCGTTCGCCGATGAGATTGTGAAGCTGCTTATACCGAAGCGAATCTCGGATCAGCTGCTGCATGTCATCGAATCGAGCGTGTCCGGACCGGTATCGCTTGTGGTGATGGGCGCCGGGGCGCTGCTTGGCGCCTGGCTGCTGTCCTCCCTGCTCTATATCGTCAAATATTACGGGTTCACGGCAGAGGAGCGGGACGGAAGCATCGTCATCACATACGGGCTGTTCGAGAAAAAAATGAATGCCATCAAGCCAGAGCGCGTCCAGGCGATCGTCGTGAAGGAGGGGCTGGTCCGGCAGGCGCTGGGCTATGCCGAGATCGAGGTTCGCGTCGTCTCGTCGGACATGAAGGAATCGCTGATGCTGCATCCGTACGTCCCGGTGGGCGACATCCCGGAGCTGCTGTCGCGCTGCCTGCCGGGCTTCGTGCTCGGCTCGGTGCAGCATGGCGCGCCACGGCGGGCCTGGTGGTATTATATCCGCTTCCGCCTGCTGTTCCTCGCGCTTGCCTTCAGTGGCGTATACTGGTTCCTGGGAACCTACGCCTATTGGGTGCTGGCGCTGCTGCCTCCGCTGCTGCTCACCGGCTGGCTGGGCTTCCGCGACGCCGGCGTCGGGCTGCAGGATCGGCAGTTCATTGTGCGGAACCGGATCATCGCGCGCAAGACCTGCTATGTGCTGCGTCCGCAAATTGTCGCCTTGCAGATGGGGCGGACGTATTTTCAGGAGACCAAGCGTCTGATGTCGCTTAAGGCTCATCTGCTGAACGGCAATGATTTCTCGGTTGCCTGCCTGGATGAACAGGACGTGCAAGAGATATGGACGTGGTATCGGCGCAGCAAGAGAATAAGTTAG
- a CDS encoding sensor histidine kinase, with protein MKIKHWLMLCFLVVMLLPVLAGYVFYQSIHTYDERQELKEYIEMTGRLAEIEPLLQDVSLYRVQPDERFAALQQEASDSLKITLYRVDGVTVFSSMADSLTPKLYRVRPAALYEHLYEMRKSHRAYTLKKPVFDQENLAGFYEITMVRDQWLEAFQHRTLIVAGGWVLFFLLLYAVAIFAIYRKLIRPMQGLMRQMAAFANGEAAPNPVHRAKDEVGELIGRFHEMRAQIECAREHLAAEQREREYMVAALSHDLKTPLTSLRAYAEALQQEGDLSEEEKSDYYAVLFDKIAHMRRMLDNLTMYTALKSSEKLEERVEVDGDELFDMLFSGYDGLCAQRRIRLAVDSAVSGPYYMNAQQMIRLVDNLMSNAIRYTGSGRSIWLGAYSASQPLPDWIFPTIMDEVQAWRGERLILLVQNQGAAIPADQLERLFTPFYQPDSSRTKAHAGSSGLGLSIAKMIVEKHDGDIRIWSEASFGTLVACRFR; from the coding sequence ATGAAGATCAAGCATTGGCTTATGCTGTGCTTCCTCGTCGTCATGCTCCTGCCAGTCTTGGCCGGATATGTGTTCTATCAGTCCATCCATACGTATGATGAACGCCAAGAGCTGAAGGAATATATCGAAATGACCGGCCGTCTGGCCGAGATCGAGCCGCTGCTGCAGGATGTGTCGTTGTACCGGGTGCAGCCGGACGAACGGTTCGCCGCGCTGCAGCAGGAGGCGAGCGACTCGCTTAAGATTACGCTCTACCGGGTAGACGGCGTCACTGTATTTTCGTCGATGGCCGACAGTCTGACCCCGAAGCTGTACCGGGTTCGGCCTGCGGCACTGTATGAGCATTTGTACGAGATGCGCAAATCCCACCGGGCCTACACGCTCAAAAAACCGGTATTCGATCAGGAGAATCTGGCCGGCTTCTATGAGATTACGATGGTCCGCGATCAATGGCTGGAGGCATTCCAGCACCGGACGCTAATCGTGGCTGGCGGCTGGGTGCTGTTCTTCCTCCTGCTGTACGCGGTGGCGATCTTCGCTATCTACCGCAAGCTGATTCGTCCGATGCAGGGGCTCATGAGACAGATGGCCGCCTTCGCGAACGGCGAGGCCGCGCCGAATCCGGTTCACCGAGCGAAGGATGAGGTGGGAGAGCTTATCGGCCGCTTCCATGAGATGCGCGCCCAGATTGAATGCGCCCGCGAGCATCTCGCGGCAGAACAGCGGGAGCGAGAGTATATGGTGGCCGCCCTATCCCATGATCTGAAGACGCCGCTGACCTCGCTTCGTGCCTATGCCGAGGCCTTGCAGCAGGAAGGGGATCTGTCGGAGGAGGAGAAAAGCGACTATTATGCCGTTCTCTTCGATAAGATTGCGCATATGCGGCGCATGCTGGACAATCTGACGATGTACACGGCGCTGAAATCGTCAGAGAAGCTGGAAGAGCGGGTCGAGGTCGACGGGGATGAGCTGTTCGATATGCTCTTCTCCGGATATGACGGACTGTGCGCTCAGCGCCGCATCCGGCTTGCGGTCGACTCCGCGGTCTCGGGCCCTTACTATATGAACGCCCAGCAAATGATCCGGCTGGTCGATAATCTGATGAGCAATGCCATCCGCTATACGGGGAGCGGACGCTCGATCTGGCTTGGAGCCTATTCGGCGTCTCAGCCGCTGCCGGATTGGATCTTCCCGACGATCATGGACGAGGTGCAGGCTTGGCGAGGGGAGCGCCTGATTCTGCTCGTGCAGAATCAAGGGGCGGCCATTCCGGCCGATCAGCTGGAACGGCTGTTCACTCCTTTCTATCAGCCGGATTCGTCGCGGACGAAGGCGCATGCCGGCAGCTCGGGGCTGGGCCTGAGCATTGCGAAGATGATCGTAGAGAAGCATGACGGGGACATTCGGATATGGTCAGAGGCCTCGTTCGGCACGCTTGTGGCCTGCCGGTTCCGATAA
- a CDS encoding NUDIX hydrolase produces MLEYIKRMRIRIGHDPLLLCGASIILYNASQQVLMLQRSDNGCWCFPGGAIELGETTEDAVRRELLEETGLAVEELRIFGVFSGEELHYVYPNGDEVYIVDVVYTSDQFRGELTIDEESRTYQFFDIAELPAEISPPVVPIVAELKRRHGITV; encoded by the coding sequence ATGCTAGAGTACATCAAAAGGATGCGGATCCGTATTGGGCATGATCCGTTGCTGTTATGCGGTGCAAGCATTATTTTGTATAACGCGTCGCAGCAAGTGCTGATGCTCCAAAGATCGGATAATGGATGCTGGTGCTTCCCGGGCGGGGCCATTGAACTTGGGGAGACCACGGAGGATGCGGTGCGAAGGGAACTGTTGGAGGAGACCGGGCTTGCGGTCGAGGAGCTTCGTATTTTCGGAGTGTTTTCGGGAGAAGAGCTGCATTATGTATACCCGAATGGCGATGAGGTATATATTGTCGATGTAGTCTATACAAGCGATCAATTTCGGGGAGAACTAACGATTGATGAAGAAAGCCGGACGTATCAATTTTTTGATATTGCTGAGCTCCCGGCCGAGATTAGCCCGCCAGTCGTGCCTATCGTGGCAGAATTGAAGCGGAGACATGGTATAACCGTCTGA
- a CDS encoding PH domain-containing protein: MNEASTRRLHPDFMKVARIRACVAHLVLFAMVVAYAIVAHIQGWVKYPGWIAFVLFLVTGVWYIFLSPVLTYRYFSYDVREEEVEIHSGIFFRKYVLVPMTRVQHVEKASGPVLRKFDLAQISIVTAATTHEIQGLKAADAEGLKQRIAVLARVVDDE, translated from the coding sequence ATGAACGAAGCATCGACCAGAAGGCTCCATCCGGACTTCATGAAGGTGGCCCGCATTCGCGCCTGCGTGGCCCATCTTGTTCTCTTCGCGATGGTCGTCGCGTATGCCATCGTGGCTCATATCCAGGGATGGGTGAAGTATCCGGGCTGGATTGCATTCGTTCTGTTTTTGGTGACGGGCGTATGGTATATTTTCCTCTCGCCCGTGTTGACTTATCGTTATTTTAGCTATGATGTGCGTGAAGAGGAAGTGGAGATTCATTCGGGCATCTTTTTCCGCAAATATGTGCTTGTGCCGATGACCCGTGTGCAGCATGTCGAGAAGGCAAGCGGCCCCGTGCTGCGGAAATTCGATCTGGCCCAGATCTCGATCGTGACCGCGGCTACGACCCATGAGATCCAGGGGTTGAAAGCGGCGGATGCCGAAGGGCTGAAGCAGCGTATCGCCGTCCTCGCCAGGGTGGTAGACGATGAATAA
- a CDS encoding ABC transporter permease — protein MAQLVSNPPPIAAPPMNEEPSISPWKDGWKSFRRNKVALAGLGIVIFFIFLAIFADLLAPYTYDSQKLPDKHLAPSSEHWFGTDEYGRDILSRIIYGARLSLWVGFVSVTGSIIVGSVLGLIAGYYGRWLDMIISRLFEILLAFPSILLAIAIVATLGPSLRNALIAIAIINVPTFGRLVRSRVLAIKEEEYIAAAKAIGMKDGRVIFQHILPNSLAPIIVQGTLAIAAAIIECAALGFLGLGAQAPASEWGTMLAESRNYILQAPWTVLFPGLSIMLTVLGFNLMGDGLRDALDPKMKS, from the coding sequence ATGGCACAACTCGTCAGCAATCCCCCGCCGATCGCGGCTCCGCCTATGAACGAAGAACCCTCCATCTCGCCATGGAAGGATGGGTGGAAAAGTTTTCGGAGAAATAAAGTCGCCCTTGCCGGATTGGGCATCGTCATCTTTTTTATTTTCTTGGCTATTTTTGCGGATTTACTGGCCCCCTATACCTATGATTCTCAAAAATTGCCGGACAAGCATTTGGCTCCATCGTCAGAGCACTGGTTCGGCACGGACGAATACGGACGGGATATACTGAGCAGGATTATTTATGGCGCCCGGCTGTCATTATGGGTGGGCTTCGTCTCTGTGACGGGGTCCATCATAGTGGGATCGGTTCTCGGCTTGATAGCGGGATATTACGGAAGATGGCTCGATATGATTATCTCTAGACTCTTCGAGATATTGCTGGCTTTCCCAAGTATTTTACTAGCGATTGCTATTGTGGCGACATTAGGACCATCATTACGCAATGCATTGATTGCCATTGCCATTATCAATGTGCCGACCTTTGGCCGGTTAGTCCGTTCCCGAGTGCTGGCTATCAAGGAAGAGGAATATATTGCGGCTGCGAAAGCCATTGGAATGAAAGACGGCAGAGTCATCTTTCAGCACATTCTTCCGAACAGTCTGGCCCCTATCATTGTGCAGGGCACGCTGGCCATTGCGGCGGCTATCATTGAATGTGCCGCCTTGGGATTTCTAGGATTGGGCGCACAGGCTCCAGCATCCGAGTGGGGGACCATGCTGGCTGAATCCCGCAACTACATTCTTCAAGCCCCATGGACCGTCTTATTCCCGGGGTTGTCCATCATGTTGACTGTCCTTGGATTTAATTTAATGGGAGACGGACTGCGGGATGCGCTTGATCCGAAAATGAAAAGCTAA
- a CDS encoding GntR family transcriptional regulator, with translation MLNRNDYTPLYVQLQRIIRQDIISGKYKEGDMIPSESQMMKIYGVTRTTIRKAISDLVNEGLLMQVQGKGNFVCLREVKHNIWNFSGFTDYVTKKNEIPVSKVLEKRIITQDEQQFMKLVRVRGVKNKLSTLWLTIDTSLVPLSVFPDIDQHDFSQQSLYSIMKQQYNTVPKNALLQIEPIMGDKNTKELLEYEEDIPLLQANGTVISEDEVEIEQVKVIYGPHMNFKIVTNI, from the coding sequence ATGCTTAATCGCAATGACTACACTCCCCTGTATGTACAGTTACAGCGGATTATTAGACAAGATATTATCAGCGGGAAGTATAAGGAAGGGGACATGATTCCTTCCGAGTCGCAAATGATGAAGATATACGGCGTCACGAGGACGACAATCCGCAAAGCGATATCGGATTTGGTCAATGAGGGCCTGTTAATGCAGGTTCAGGGAAAAGGCAACTTTGTATGCCTCCGGGAAGTGAAGCATAATATTTGGAACTTTAGCGGCTTTACCGATTATGTGACGAAGAAGAATGAAATTCCCGTCTCCAAAGTATTGGAGAAACGAATCATTACGCAGGATGAACAGCAATTTATGAAGCTGGTTCGCGTAAGAGGGGTCAAGAATAAGCTGTCCACCCTGTGGTTAACGATAGATACGTCATTGGTCCCGCTATCTGTGTTCCCGGATATTGATCAGCATGATTTCTCGCAGCAGTCGCTCTATAGCATTATGAAGCAGCAATACAATACGGTTCCCAAAAATGCGCTCCTGCAGATCGAACCGATAATGGGAGACAAGAACACGAAAGAGCTGCTTGAATACGAAGAGGATATTCCTTTGCTGCAAGCAAATGGAACCGTTATCAGCGAAGACGAAGTCGAAATCGAACAAGTGAAGGTCATCTATGGGCCCCATATGAACTTTAAAATTGTTACGAATATTTAG
- a CDS encoding phosphotransferase family protein: MDSKLGIKIGEGGCSEVFAWEDDSKLVKVAKANTDIEAMRREFHNNQMAWEYGLPVARPYELVEIDGRPGIVYERIYGESIMERFVKQVLEPAQTARTTGIPEGENIRFTARALYEIHQAAIQLPSSQRSTMKYSIQSVDYLTLAEKEAVIGLMDGLPLKQQLCHGDPNPNNILIRNDGKAVVIDWMNASIGNPEADLAEYMIMIRYAVLPSELPSSIAEFLDLMRDAIIDIFMDEYTRLSGITYEDVYPWLVPVAAQKLSADAISEEEKSLLVQEIRRSLKETQGGGKSQC; the protein is encoded by the coding sequence ATGGATAGCAAGCTTGGAATCAAGATCGGCGAGGGCGGCTGCTCTGAGGTGTTCGCCTGGGAGGACGATAGCAAACTCGTCAAGGTAGCCAAAGCCAATACGGACATCGAGGCGATGAGACGGGAATTCCACAATAACCAAATGGCATGGGAGTATGGGCTTCCCGTGGCCCGGCCATATGAGCTGGTGGAGATCGACGGCCGCCCCGGCATCGTGTATGAGCGGATCTATGGGGAATCGATTATGGAGCGTTTTGTGAAGCAGGTGCTGGAGCCAGCTCAAACTGCAAGAACAACCGGCATTCCCGAAGGGGAAAACATCCGTTTCACCGCGCGCGCATTATATGAAATACACCAAGCGGCTATCCAACTGCCATCCTCTCAAAGGAGCACGATGAAATACTCCATTCAAAGTGTGGATTATTTAACTTTGGCCGAGAAAGAGGCGGTTATCGGACTCATGGATGGGCTGCCTCTCAAGCAGCAATTATGTCATGGCGATCCGAATCCCAATAACATATTGATTCGGAATGATGGTAAAGCTGTCGTTATCGATTGGATGAACGCGTCGATCGGGAATCCGGAAGCCGATCTGGCCGAATATATGATTATGATCAGGTATGCGGTCCTGCCATCTGAGCTTCCCAGCAGCATCGCGGAATTTTTGGATCTGATGAGAGATGCGATTATCGATATATTCATGGATGAGTATACGAGGTTATCGGGAATTACCTATGAAGACGTATATCCATGGCTTGTGCCAGTTGCTGCACAAAAGCTATCTGCGGATGCCATTTCGGAGGAAGAGAAGAGCTTATTGGTTCAGGAGATTCGAAGAAGCTTGAAGGAGACGCAGGGAGGAGGCAAGAGTCAATGCTAG
- a CDS encoding LolA family protein: MIIRIGLCILLVASFLLSGCQNNLGFNLSGEQIVDKVLESGKESFSYYGESLSITYENGKEKDSYLMKEWLDGESDRMRLEVTSVKDSTVTVNDGSQFIVWDQTGGEAFRMSVRGDSPPLTQREQMKQMLEKLQATHDFETVGEEKVGEWNTIHFKAIARKKDDLFQRMELWIDPKTWMMLKTVFESGPVRSESIYTKLDMSPNFGEDTFKLDIPEGIPVLDLDPSMETRNVTLAEAEEALGRTFLQCGADGVKLMEINMYYLQENFDRTEFSLNYWKDDKPYLTLSVSTAPPAGAGLEPEYGMEIVEVRGQTGIYDDSLHTLWWNEDGLRYTLMPEMDSMTMEQMLSIAGQLR; encoded by the coding sequence ATGATAATTCGCATCGGATTATGCATATTGCTCGTTGCCAGCTTCCTGCTAAGCGGGTGTCAGAACAATCTGGGGTTCAACCTGTCTGGGGAGCAGATTGTGGACAAGGTGCTGGAGAGCGGGAAGGAATCGTTCTCTTATTATGGGGAGAGCCTGAGCATCACCTATGAGAACGGGAAGGAAAAAGACAGCTACCTGATGAAGGAATGGCTTGATGGCGAGAGCGATCGGATGCGTCTCGAGGTGACATCGGTGAAGGATAGCACGGTTACGGTGAACGACGGGAGTCAGTTCATCGTATGGGATCAGACGGGGGGCGAAGCCTTCCGCATGTCGGTGCGGGGGGACAGCCCGCCGCTGACGCAGCGTGAGCAGATGAAGCAGATGCTGGAGAAGCTGCAAGCCACGCATGATTTCGAGACGGTGGGCGAGGAAAAGGTCGGCGAGTGGAACACGATTCATTTCAAGGCTATCGCGCGAAAGAAGGATGACCTTTTCCAGCGGATGGAGCTATGGATTGATCCGAAGACGTGGATGATGCTGAAAACCGTGTTCGAAAGCGGGCCGGTTCGTTCAGAGTCAATTTATACGAAGCTGGATATGTCTCCGAACTTCGGCGAGGATACGTTCAAGTTAGATATCCCGGAAGGCATCCCCGTGCTCGATCTGGATCCGTCGATGGAGACGAGGAATGTCACGCTCGCGGAGGCGGAGGAGGCGCTTGGCCGCACCTTCCTGCAGTGTGGGGCGGACGGTGTGAAGCTGATGGAAATCAATATGTATTACTTGCAAGAAAACTTCGATCGGACGGAGTTCTCCCTGAATTATTGGAAGGACGATAAGCCGTATCTGACGCTCAGCGTCTCCACGGCACCGCCGGCAGGAGCGGGCCTGGAACCGGAATACGGGATGGAGATAGTTGAGGTTCGCGGGCAGACGGGGATATACGACGACTCCCTACATACGCTCTGGTGGAATGAGGATGGCCTGCGGTACACCTTAATGCCGGAGATGGACTCCATGACGATGGAACAGATGCTGTCGATTGCCGGGCAGCTCCGATGA
- a CDS encoding response regulator transcription factor has product MSGHVLLVEDDREIARIVQDHLRRQGYKVTWSSTGAEGWEDYHTGSFDLILVDLMLPEMDGYTLCRNIRLSSNVPLLIISARQEDESKVRGLELGADDYITKPFSLSELSARISSHLRRFRRYSNEEELPRLKKYEGGLVIDEDRQLVTLEEEPIPLTAKEWALLQLLAQHPQRAFSKKELYEQVWHQVNIEGNNTVSVHVKSLRTKLGEDIREPRYIQTVWGTGYRFIGEFMP; this is encoded by the coding sequence ATGTCAGGGCACGTGCTGCTTGTTGAAGATGATAGAGAGATTGCGCGCATCGTTCAGGATCATTTGCGAAGACAAGGCTATAAAGTAACGTGGTCCTCCACCGGAGCGGAAGGCTGGGAGGATTATCATACCGGCTCGTTCGATCTAATCCTGGTCGATCTGATGCTGCCGGAGATGGACGGCTATACGCTGTGCCGCAATATCCGCCTCAGCAGCAATGTGCCGCTGCTCATCATTAGCGCCCGCCAGGAGGACGAGAGCAAGGTGCGGGGATTGGAGCTGGGAGCGGATGATTATATTACGAAGCCGTTCAGCTTATCCGAGCTGTCGGCCCGTATCAGCTCGCATCTGCGGCGGTTCCGCCGCTACTCGAATGAAGAGGAGCTGCCCCGTCTCAAAAAGTATGAGGGCGGTCTCGTCATCGACGAGGATCGCCAGCTCGTCACGCTGGAAGAGGAGCCGATTCCCTTGACGGCGAAGGAATGGGCTTTGCTGCAGCTGCTGGCTCAGCATCCGCAGCGCGCCTTTTCCAAGAAGGAATTGTACGAGCAGGTATGGCATCAGGTCAATATCGAGGGCAACAACACGGTATCGGTTCACGTCAAGAGCCTCCGCACCAAGCTGGGAGAGGATATTCGCGAACCGCGGTATATCCAGACGGTCTGGGGAACCGGATACCGCTTCATCGGTGAATTCATGCCATGA
- a CDS encoding ABC transporter permease, which yields MLSFTMKRLGALIPVLLGMAFIVFMMIRAIPGNPAQLILGQQATKDSVAALTKELGLDQPWYIQFFEYLGGLFTGNLGVSIKTRTPVAEEIWPYLAATIELAIIAMIIAIIVGVNAGIISAWFQNSWFDYIAMIIALIGVSMPIFWLGLMEQYIVALKWDLLPTTGRDNIRDPVEAITNLYLIDSLLHRRFDQFIEVIRHLILPGIALATIPMAIIARMTRSSMLEVMRSDFIRTVRAKGMRMFWVVYKHSLKNALIPVVTVIGLQTGMLLGGAILTETIFGWPGIGTYIYNAINYRDYPVIQSGILVIAFIFIMINLLVDLLYAAIDPRIKYK from the coding sequence TTGTTATCTTTCACAATGAAACGGCTGGGAGCCTTAATTCCCGTGCTTCTTGGAATGGCGTTTATCGTGTTCATGATGATTCGAGCCATTCCAGGCAACCCGGCACAGCTGATTCTCGGCCAGCAGGCGACAAAGGATTCTGTAGCGGCACTTACCAAGGAATTAGGCTTAGATCAGCCATGGTACATCCAATTTTTCGAATATTTAGGCGGGTTATTTACAGGAAATTTGGGTGTATCTATTAAAACAAGAACTCCGGTCGCAGAGGAAATTTGGCCCTATCTAGCAGCAACGATTGAACTTGCCATCATTGCTATGATTATTGCAATTATCGTCGGTGTCAATGCCGGGATTATTTCAGCTTGGTTCCAAAACTCATGGTTCGATTATATTGCCATGATTATCGCGCTTATCGGCGTATCGATGCCTATTTTTTGGCTTGGCTTGATGGAACAATACATCGTCGCGCTGAAGTGGGATCTTTTGCCGACGACCGGGCGTGATAATATACGGGATCCCGTGGAGGCAATCACGAATTTATATTTAATTGATTCGTTGTTACATCGAAGATTTGATCAATTTATCGAGGTGATCCGTCACTTAATCTTGCCTGGTATTGCATTAGCCACGATTCCCATGGCGATTATCGCCCGCATGACAAGATCCTCCATGCTTGAGGTGATGCGTTCCGATTTTATCCGCACCGTTCGTGCAAAAGGAATGAGAATGTTCTGGGTTGTGTATAAGCATTCTTTGAAAAACGCGTTAATCCCCGTTGTGACGGTCATCGGTCTGCAGACAGGCATGCTGCTCGGAGGGGCGATTTTAACGGAGACCATATTCGGTTGGCCGGGAATTGGCACCTATATTTACAATGCGATTAATTACCGCGATTATCCGGTGATTCAATCTGGAATTTTAGTCATTGCGTTCATCTTTATTATGATTAATCTGCTCGTCGATTTGTTGTATGCAGCCATCGATCCGAGAATTAAGTATAAATAG
- a CDS encoding iron chaperone yields MEVFSEYLGQIDNPQHRARMEEVLAWVTKQFPHLMPKIAWNQPMFTDHGTFIIGFSVAKHHLAVGPERAGIIHFSDEIVQAGYDHTKQLVRIPWDSPVDFSLLEKMIEFNILDKADCSTFWRK; encoded by the coding sequence ATGGAAGTTTTTTCAGAATATTTAGGGCAGATTGATAACCCGCAGCATCGGGCCCGGATGGAAGAGGTTTTGGCTTGGGTAACTAAGCAATTTCCACATTTAATGCCGAAAATTGCGTGGAATCAGCCTATGTTTACCGATCACGGCACATTTATTATTGGCTTTAGCGTAGCCAAACATCATTTGGCGGTTGGCCCTGAAAGGGCAGGGATTATTCATTTTTCTGATGAAATTGTACAGGCGGGCTATGATCACACCAAGCAGTTGGTACGTATCCCGTGGGATAGTCCGGTTGATTTCTCATTACTTGAGAAAATGATCGAGTTCAATATTTTGGATAAGGCAGACTGTTCAACTTTTTGGCGGAAATAA